A DNA window from Phragmites australis chromosome 11, lpPhrAust1.1, whole genome shotgun sequence contains the following coding sequences:
- the LOC133885271 gene encoding uncharacterized protein LOC133885271 has protein sequence MSSQRPGRHQRRASQSVFVLPDNLAALDVDAPADVGGKAGTDGAAAELQQARPPAGRHRRAMSVAVASRDLELIAEDIGSYKLGA, from the coding sequence ATGTCGTCGCAGCGGCCGGGCCGCCACCAGCGGAGGGCGTCGCAGAGCGTGTTCGTGCTCCCGGATAACCTCGCCGCCCTCGACGTCGACGCGCCAGCCGACGTCGGCGGGAAGGCCGGCACGGACGGCGCTGCGGCCGAGCTGCAGCAGGCGAGGCCGCCCGCGGGGCGCCACCGCCGGGCGATGTCGGTGGCCGTGGCCTCCAGGGACCTGGAGCTGATCGCGGAGGACATCGGCAGCTACAAGCTCGGCGCGTAG